A window of Vidua chalybeata isolate OUT-0048 chromosome 27, bVidCha1 merged haplotype, whole genome shotgun sequence contains these coding sequences:
- the MYO9B gene encoding unconventional myosin-IXb isoform X6, protein MSLKDADSAVCQAKAAYNLHIYPQLSTESAPCCKVTATKDSTSSDVIKDVINILNLDVSKHYVLVEVKESGGEEWVLDINDSPVHRVLLWPRRAQDEHPQKDGYYFLLQERNTDGTIKYVQMQLLSKETDARRLVERGFLPWHQEDFDDLCNLPNLTETTLLENLKCRFLKHRIYTYAGSILIAINPFKFLPIYNPKYVKMYENHQLGKLEPHIFAIADVAYHTMLKKHVNQCIVISGESGSGKTQSTNFLIHCLTALSQKGYASGVERTILGAGPVLEAFGNAKTAHNNNSSRFGKFIQVNYLENGIVRGAVVEKYLLEKSRLVSQEKDERNYHVFYYLLLGVNEEERKEFHLKQPEDYFYLNQHNLKIEDGADLRHEFERLKQAMEMVGFLSATKKQIFSILSAILYLGNVTYKKKATGRDEGLDVGPPEVLDILSQLLKVKREILVEVLTKRKTVTANDKLILPYSLNEAITARDSMAKSLYSALFDWIVLRINHALLNKKDMEESVTCLSIGVLDIFGFEDFETNSFEQFCINYANEQLQYYFNQHIFKLEQEEYKSEGITWHNIDYTDNVACIHLISKKPTGLFYLLDEESNFPHATNQTLLAKFKQQHEENKFFVGTPVMEPAFIIRHFAGKVKYQIKDFREKNMDYMRPDIVALLRSSDSAFVRELIGMDPVAVFRWAVLRAAIRAMAVFAQAGRERAQKTAGVVRQGPRVPLGELQRSNTPVEKVYRLSVLDFSFDCSEDFDINAFQDIISFCENKKDMHEQIIASIKGLPWQGDDPCELLRSLSQLQHRSHLLKSRGVKQKQIIPKNLLDSKSLKLIMSMTLHDRTTKSLLHLHKKKKPPSISAQFQTSLNKLLETLGRAEPFFIRCIRSNAEKKEMLFDESLVLQQLRYTGMLETVRIRRSGYSAKYTFQEFIDQFQVLLPKNAKASKEDICAYLNKLKLNENYYQIGKTKVFMKEAERQILQDTLHKEVIRKIILLQSWLRMVLERRRFLRMRQAAVVLQACWRSRCVRMALQRNNAAIEIQAAWRRHRQRKRFLQLRRRVCLLQALLRGHLQRKRYQKMVLERQKAEEEQREMQEDEDKEQDTSKPYDIDEDRSKDEQSEPATDELPVKHESEPDRAVEDEDQAQNEQAENLSSSEKATLPQKHTGEGSERVTNSREKRESRRQRGLEHNDLQNKHVLLSFEEPSASCHEEQTVSEEALETAPEPEKSTAQEDNVLQGSSEGEKSPSEEKTLSDIPPSSEIKESGSVPEQPPGADAEDTAADRTKTQRNQNNQIKGSQSFTCPERPTDLALNVHNTLSATGSFQGPADWWADKNRRQRATKDLDSPTSAIQRYVDDPEKLKYKREKWKGKRQSDAGQNDVLSQSLDGRIRADKSPQDQLEKKGSSASLSDLSTLAQTVAMNQQSPDPIEEEKGNQKYPVQKKPSDHFPTSDTAVPVQPASQQGDAKSAFKSPLRRLLGKKPDKKIAKESSDVIEEGDGLSLVSCVLFADTGGIQKVSEGSSGRPGRPQAGKESSKAKKNRTIKISKISSVSQNWRASMVREIANANELKHLDEFLLNKINDLRSQKSGVECLFFEATEKFRGNIKTMYSAPNGQIHVGYKDLVENYQLLVTNLAKKREEKEVKLVLNLFLSLLDEFIRGYAKKEESEQPKQTKAQKKKRKQDRAIEEHNGHVFTNYQVSIRQSCEHCSSYIWPMEKACLCSVCKLTCHKKCMSKIQSSCTSCGKKGEQDAEPRHFGVSVSALTSERNSVPVVLEKLLEYVEMHGLYTEGIYRKSGSANRMKELKQLLQEDPNSVKLENYPIHTITGILKQWLRELPDPLMTSAQYNDFLRAVELPEKQEQLCAIYSVLEQLPQANHNTLERLIFHLVKVALIEDVNRMSPNALAIVFAPCLLRCPDTSDPLTSMKDVSKTTISSGCESPSPSSLHGWPCLCHQ, encoded by the exons ATGAGTTTAAAAGATGCTGACAGTGCAGTTTGCCAGGCAAAGGCAGCCTATAATCTTCATATTTACCCCCAGCTCTCAACAGAAAGTGCTCCCTGCTGCAAAGTGACAGCAACCAAGGACAGTACGTCATCAGATGTCATCAAGGATGTGATTAACATCTTAAACTTGGATGTCTCCAAACATTATGTGCTCGTGGAGGTGAAAGAATCAGGTGGAGAAGAATGGGTACTTGACATAAACGATTCTCCCGTGCACAGGGTTTTGCTTTGGCCTCGCCGCGCTCAGGACGAGCACCCGCAGAAGGATGGGTACTACTTCCTCCTGCAGGAAAGGAACACTGATGGCACCATCAAGTACGTGCAGATGCAGCTGCTCTCCAAGGAGACGGATGCCCGGCGCTTGGTGGAGAGGGGTTTTCTGCCCTGGCACCAGGAGGACTTTGATGACCTTTGCAATCTGCCCAACCTGACAGAGACCACGCTCCTGGAGAATCTCAAGTGCCGCTTCCTAAAGCACAGAATCTACACTTACGCAGGAAGTATCCTGATTGCAATTAACCCCTTCAAGTTCCTGCCCATTTATAACCCCAAGTATGTCAAGATGTATGAGAACCATCAGCTTGGGAAGTTGGAGCCTCATATTTTTGCCATTGCTGATGTGGCCTATCACACAATGCTTAAAAAACATGTTAATCAGTGCATCGTTATATCAGGTGAAAGTGGGTCTGGGAAAACCCAAAGCACAAACTTCTTAATTCACTGCCTCACGGCACTGAGCCAGAAAGGGTACGCCAGTGGTGTGGAGAGAACCATTCTGGGAGCTGGACCAGTGCTGGAG gcatttggaaatgcaaaaaCAGCACATAACAATAACTCCAGTCGTTTTGGGAAGTTCATTCAAGTCAACTATTTAGAGAATGGTATTGTCCGGGG GGCTGTGGTTGAAAAATACCTGCTTGAAAAATCTCGTCTGGTTTCtcaagaaaaagatgaaag GAACTACCATGTCTTTTATTATTTGCTACTTGGAGTCAATGAGGAAGAGCGTAAAGAATTTCACCTCAAGCAACCTGAAGATTATTTCTACCTCAACCAG CATAACTTGAAAATTGAAGATGGGGCAGATCTCCGACATGAATTTGAGAGATTGAAACAAGCCATGGAGATGGTTGGCTTCCTTTCAGCAACAAAGAAACA gATCTTTTCAATACTTTCAGCTATTCTGTATTTGGGCAATGTCACATACAAGAAGAAAGCCACAGGTCGGGATGAAGGGTTGGACGTGGGACCTCCTGAAGTGTTGGACATTCTTTCCCAGCTCTTGAAA GTTAAACGGGAAATCCTGGTAGAAGTgctaacaaaaagaaaaactgtgacTGCTAATGATAAGCTTATTTTGCCATATAGTCTCAATGAG GCAATAACAGCTCGTGATTCCATGGCCAAGTCCTTGTACAGTGCTCTGTTTGACTGGATTGTTCTGCGAATCAATCATGCACTCCTTAacaagaaggacatggaggaaTCTGTTACA TGCCTGTCTATTGGTGTACTTGATATTTTTGGATTTGAAGATTTTGAAACCAACAGTTTTGAGCAGTTCTGTATAAATTATGCAAATGAACAACTTCAGTATTATTTCAATCAGCACATTTTCAAATTGGAGCAG GAGGAATATAAGAGTGAAGGGATCACTTGGCACAATATTGACTATACTGATAATGTGGCCTGCATTCACTTAATCAGCAAGAAACCCACTGGCCTCTTCTATCTTCTGGATGAAGAAAGCAA TTTTCCACATGCCACCAACCAAACTCTACTGGCAAAATTCAAACAGCAGCATGAGGAGAACAAGTTTTTTGTTGGAACCCCAGTGATGGAGCCTGCTTTTATCATTCGCCACTTTGCTGGCAAAGTGAAATACCAGATCAAA GATTTCAGGGAGAAGAACATGGATTACATGAGACCCGACATCGTGGCTCTGCTGCGCAGCAGCGACAGCGCCTTCGTGCGGGAGCTGATCGGGATGGACCCGGTGGCCGTGTTCCGCTGGGCCGTGCTGCGCGCCGCCATCCGCGCCATGGCCGTGTTCGCCCAGGCCGGCCGCGAGAGGGCACAGAAAACggcag GAGTGGTACGTCAAGGACCCAGAGTTCCCCTTGGAGAACTCCAGAGATCAAATACGCCGGTAGAAAAAGTTTATCG CCTCTCAGTGCTCGATTTCTCATTTGATTGTTCTGAGGATTTCGATATAAATGCTTTTCAAGACAtcatttctttttgtgagaACAAGAA AGACATGCATGAACAAATCATCGCCAGTATTAAAGGACTGCCCTGGCAGGGTGATGATCCCTGTGAGCTGCTTCGGTCCCTCAGTCAGCTTCAACACCGCTCCCACCTCCT gaaaagtAGAGGTGTCAAGCAAAAGCAGATAATTCCCAAG AATTTGCTGGATTCCAAATCTCTGAAGCTCATCATGAGCATGACTCTGCACGATCGGACTACGAAGTCGCTTTTGCACTTGCACAAGAAGAAGAAACCCCCCAGCATAAGTGCCCAGTTCCAG ACTTCACTTAACAAGTTGCTGGAGAcactgggcagagctgagccatTCTTCATCCGCTGCATCCGCTCCAATGCAGAGAAG AAGGAGATGCTCTTTGATGAGAGCTTGGTGCTGCAGCAGTTACGGTACACGGGCATGCTGGAAACTGTGCGGATCAGGAGGTCTGGCTACAGTGCCAAATACACATTCCAG GAATTCATCGACCAGTTTCAGGTGTTACTGCCCAAAAATGCCAAAGCCTCCAAGGAAGACATTTGTGCTTATTTGAATAAACTAAAACTAAATGAAAACTACTATCAAATAGGGAAGACCAAG GTTTTTATGAAAGAGGCTGAACGACAGATACTACAGGATACACTACACAAGGAGGTGATCAGGAAAATCATCCTCCTTCAGAGCTGGCTCAGGATGGTTTTGGAAAGGAGACGCTTTCTCAGGATGCGGCAGGCAGCCGTCGTTTTACAG GCGTGCTGGCGCTCCCGCTGTGTCAGGATGGCTCTGCAGAGGAACAACGCTGCCATCGAGATCCAGGCGGCCTGGAGGCGGCACCGGCAGCGGAAAcgcttcctgcagctcaggaggaGAGTTTGTCTCCTGCAGGCCCTGCTCAGGGGGCACCTGCAGCGTAAGAG ATACCAGAAAATGGTTCTAGAAAGGCAGAAAGctgaagaagagcagagagaaatgcaGGAAGATGAAGACAAAGAGCAAGATACGAGCAAGCCATACGACATAGATGAAGATAGGAGCAAGGATGAGCAGAGTGAGCCAGCAACAGATGAGCTGCCTGTGAAACACGAGTCAGAGCCAGATCGAGCTGTTGAGGATGAAGATCAAGCTCAAAATGAACAAGCTGAAAACCTGAGCTCATCCGAGAAAGCCACGTTACCCCAGAAGCACACAGGGGAGGGCTCAGAGAGAGTGACCAACAGCCGGGAGAAGCGGGAATCCCGTCGGCagagggggctggagcacaatGACTTGCAGAACAAGCATGTGCTCCTGTCCTTTGAAGAACCATCTGCATCGTGCCACGAGGAGCAAACTGTTTCTGAAGAGGCCCTGGAAACTGCTCCAGAGCCAGAGAAATCCACAGCACAAGAAGATAATGTCCTTCAGGGAAGCAGCGAGGGAGAGAAAAGTCCAAGTGAAGAAAAAACTCTTTCAGACATTCCACCATCAAGTGAGATAAAGGAAAGCGGTTCTGTTCCTGAGCAACCACCTGGAGCAGATGCAGAGGACACAGCAGCTGATAGAACGAAAACACAGCGGAATCAAAATAACCAAATAAAAGGCAGCCAAAGCTTTACCTGCCCTGAAAGGCCAACAGATCTTGCACTGAATGTTCATAACACACTGTCTGCTACTGGCAGCTTTCAGGGCCCTGCTGACTGGTGGGCAGATAAAAACAGGCGGCAGAGGGCAACCAAAGACCTGGACAGCCCCACTTCTGCAATCCAGAGATATGTGGATGACCCAGAGAAGCTAAAGTACAAGAGAGAGaagtggaaaggaaagagaCAGTCTGATGCTGGCCAGAATGATGTGCTGAGTCAGTCCCTGGATGGAAGGATACGTGCAGATAAGTCTCCTCAGGATCAGTTAGA GAAGAAGGGGAGTTCAGCTTCATTAAGTGACCTGTCAACACTGGCCCAGACTGTTGCCATGAACCAG CAATCACCAGATCcaattgaagaagaaaaaggcaacCAGAAATACCCTGTGCAGAAGAAGCCCAGTGACCACTTCCCTACCTCGGACACGGCCGTTCCCGTGCAGCCAGCGAGTCAGCAAGGGGATGCCAA GTCTGCTTTCAAAAGCCCTCTGCGCAGACTTTTGGGGAAAAAGCCAGACAAGAAAATTGCAAAGGAGAGTTCTGATGTGATTGAGGAAGGAGACGGCCTCTCCCTGGTGTCTTGTGTCCTCTTTGCAGACACAGGAGGAATCCAGAAAGTTTCAGAAG GTTCTTCGGGGCGGCCAGGCCGCCCCCAGGCCGGGAAGGagagcagcaaagcaaagaagAACAGAACCATAAAGATCAGCAAGATCTCGAGCGTGTCCCAGAACTGGCGCGCGTCCATGGTCCGGGAGATTGCAAATGCCAATGAGCTGAAACACCTGGATGAGTTCCTCCTAAACAAG atcaATGACTTGCGCTCCCAGAAGTCTGGTGttgaatgtttgttttttgaagCCACAGAGAAGTTCAGAGGAAACATCAAGACCATGTATTCTGCTCCT aATGGACAAATCCATGTTGGCTATAAAGATCTGGTGGAAAATTACCAGCTCCTAGTTACAAACCTGgccaaaaaaagggaagagaaagaagtcaAGCTGGTTTTGAACCTCTTTCTATCCCTTCTGGATGAATTCATCAGAGGATATGCAAAGAAAGAGGAATCTGAGCAGCCCAAG CAAACCAAAGCCCAGAAGAAGAAACGGAAACAAGACCGTGCA ATTGAAGAGCACAATGGGCACGTGTTCACAAACTACCAAGTGAGCATCCGGCAGTCGTGTGAGCACTGCTCCTCCTACATCTGGCCCATGGAGAAGGCCTGTCTGTGCAGTG TTTGCAAGCTGACTTGTCACAAGAAGTGCATGTCCAAAATCCAGAGCAGCTGTACCTCCTGTGGGAAAAAG GGCGAGCAGGACGCCGAGCCCCGGCACTTCGGGGTGTCCGTGAGCGCCCTGACCAGCGAGAGGAACTCGGTGCCCGTGGTcttggagaagctgctggagtACGTGGAGATGCACGGGCTCTACACAGAAGGCATCTACAGGAAATCAGGATCAGCAAATCGGATGAAGGAGCTGAAGCAGTTGCTGCAAGAAG acCCAAATTCAGTGAAACTGGAGAATTACCCTATTCACACCATCACAGGGATCCTTAAGCAGTGGCTGAGGGAATTGCCAGACCCACTGATGACCTCAGCACAGTACAATGATTTTCTCAGAGCTGTAG AACTACCAGAGAAACAGGAGCAACTCTGTGCCATTTACAgtgtcctggagcagctcccacaaGCAAATCATAATACCTTGGAACGACTCATCTTCCATCTTGTCAA AGTGGCTTTGATAGAAGATGTGAACCGCATGTCCCCCAACGCCTTGGCCATCGTGTTTGCTCCGTGCCTCTTGCGCTGTCCTGATACCTCTGACCCCTTGACCAGCATGAAGGATGTCTCAAAAACAACCAT cagctctggctgtgagAGCCCCTCACCATCCTCACTGCATGGCTGGCCTTGCCTCTGCCACCAATGA